Genomic segment of Syntrophobacterales bacterium:
GACAAATGGTTTTGCAATTGGCTCGGTTAATATAATTTCTGATTGGACGTTCAACCAATGGTTATCCGGTTACTCCCCCGGATATTAATTGTCAAGCGGAAAGTTTGCTTTTTAAAAAATCTTTTACTGTATTCACTTGTTGCAAAATTAATTGCGGTTATTTACCAAAAGGGCTATGCATGCACAATATGAAAATGGAAAAGCGAATCGAAGCAATTAAAGCGGATATTACAAGACTTACGGTAGATGCGATCGTCAATGCCGCCAATAGTTCGCTGCTGGGCGGCGGGGGGGTGGATGGCGCGATCCACCGGGCCGCAGGGCCGGAGCTGCTCCGGGAATGCCGTTTGCTCAACGGCTGTAAAACCGGTCAGGCCAAACTTACGCGAGGCTATAAACTCCCGGCAAAGTATGTCATCCATACAGTGGGCCCCGTATGGCGGGGCGGAGTTGCCGGCGAGCCGGAATTACTGGCTTCGTGTTATGCCGAATGCCTGAGAATTGCGGCGGAAAAACAGCTAAAAACGCTGGCGTTTCCCGCAATCAGTTGTGGAATCTACGGCTATCCAGTGGAACAGGCGGTCCGGGTGGCCCTGAAGACCGTAGCTGAATTTTTAGAGACGGATGAGACGCTGGAGCGGGTGAGCTTCGTCTGCTTCAATGAACAGATCTTGGCGGCTTACCAAAAGCGCCTCAAGGAGCTGGGCTGGGAGGCCTCAATGAAATGAAGAAAAACGGCAAGCGCAAAAGAAGCCGCGAGAATCCCCGCTCCGGCAAAAAGGCGGGCCTTGCGCCCGGAACGCCTGTTTTTATCGGCGAGCGGAAACAGGACAAGACAAACATCAGCATTCTTGATTATTCCCGGGATCATCTTGAGGACATTCCCGAGGCGACCCTTGCTGATTGCGCGCGTTTCAGGATCGGCGACAACATTGCCTGGATTAATGTCAACGGCATCCATGACGTAAGTTTGATTCAGAATCTGGCAACTCTCTTCGGCCTTCATCCCCTGACCGCCGAAGATATCGCCAACACCAGCCAGCGCCCCAAGGTTGAAGAATTTGGCGATTACATATTTTTTGTCATAAAAATAATGACTTACTCGGAAGATACTGCCGCGATTGACTATGAAAATGTCAGCATCATCCTCGGCAAAAATTTTGTCCTCTCCTTTCGGGAGCGCGACAGCGATATCCTCGATCATCTGAAAGAGCGGATTCGCGCCGGCAAGGGGAGCATCCGCGGCGAAAAGGCGGATCATCTGGCATACGCCATCATGGATGCGGTGATAGACGAGTATTTTCTTGCCATCGAAAAAGTCGGCGATCATATTGAGGATCTCGATGACGAGATTCTGACGTCCTCCGGCGCCGTGGCGATGCAGAAGCTCCACCGCCTGAAATGGGAGGTTCTGTTTCTGCGCAAGGCCATCTGGCCGCTCCGGGAGGAAATTTCCGCCATTGCCAAAAGCGAATCGCCGCTGATCGGTGCTTCGACCAGAATCTTTCTCCGCGATCTTTACGACCATACAATCGAAATTATTGATATGGTGGAGACGTATCGCGACATCATCGGCGGCATGCACGACACGTTTTTGTCGAGCATCAGCAACCGGATGAACCAGGTCATGAAGGTGCTCACCAT
This window contains:
- a CDS encoding O-acetyl-ADP-ribose deacetylase — protein: MEKRIEAIKADITRLTVDAIVNAANSSLLGGGGVDGAIHRAAGPELLRECRLLNGCKTGQAKLTRGYKLPAKYVIHTVGPVWRGGVAGEPELLASCYAECLRIAAEKQLKTLAFPAISCGIYGYPVEQAVRVALKTVAEFLETDETLERVSFVCFNEQILAAYQKRLKELGWEASMK
- the corA gene encoding magnesium/cobalt transporter CorA — encoded protein: MKKNGKRKRSRENPRSGKKAGLAPGTPVFIGERKQDKTNISILDYSRDHLEDIPEATLADCARFRIGDNIAWINVNGIHDVSLIQNLATLFGLHPLTAEDIANTSQRPKVEEFGDYIFFVIKIMTYSEDTAAIDYENVSIILGKNFVLSFRERDSDILDHLKERIRAGKGSIRGEKADHLAYAIMDAVIDEYFLAIEKVGDHIEDLDDEILTSSGAVAMQKLHRLKWEVLFLRKAIWPLREEISAIAKSESPLIGASTRIFLRDLYDHTIEIIDMVETYRDIIGGMHDTFLSSISNRMNQVMKVLTIIGTIFIPLTFIAGVYGMNFEYMPELKWKWGYFTLLGFMAALVIIMLALFKRRKWL